From a single Aestuariibius sp. HNIBRBA575 genomic region:
- a CDS encoding LysM peptidoglycan-binding domain-containing protein gives MAHNVIWQYLAGGVLAGGAVVATVAFIGAPDPSGPAPEDQAAGEPAQMPVETDSGSNTETAVIAATVQENAAPPVAQEEPETSPPEPTPVAPEIVAPQFTTIRIEPDGNSIIAGSATPDQDVAILVARQEIARISADANGQFVALFDISPSDQPRGMQLLTDPDGAAVLSAEIYLIEPFGVTPPPIEPQTEATDQNSEQVAAATITDDADEPEVSNATEEPEIITEMADDVAADVTEPDGDIATITEPETPVIADQQLAAIVPNADPPEPAQPAVSPDLDQSEDQQVAEPTTETEIVQNVPPETEVDTAPDPVTEPDAPAILAADADGVRVVQPSGASPDVMSNVALDTITYDPSGDVSLAGRAQSEGFVQVYLDNTPITTSRINQDGRWRTDLPQVDTGVYTLRVDEIAIDGTVVSRIETPFKREEAETVAEVMAQDVQNEDFQVAVRTVQPGNTLWAIARDQYGDGVMYVHVFEANRDLIRDADLIYPGQIFRLPEMDDK, from the coding sequence ATGGCGCATAATGTAATCTGGCAATATCTGGCGGGGGGCGTATTGGCAGGGGGGGCTGTGGTCGCAACCGTGGCATTTATCGGCGCACCTGACCCAAGCGGTCCGGCACCCGAAGATCAGGCCGCGGGTGAGCCGGCGCAGATGCCGGTAGAAACGGATAGCGGGTCCAACACTGAAACCGCTGTCATCGCAGCGACCGTGCAAGAGAACGCAGCGCCGCCCGTCGCACAAGAAGAGCCAGAAACCAGCCCGCCGGAGCCGACACCTGTCGCGCCTGAAATTGTGGCCCCGCAATTTACGACAATCCGGATAGAACCAGACGGCAATTCCATCATTGCCGGGTCCGCGACGCCGGATCAGGACGTGGCCATTTTGGTCGCACGCCAGGAAATTGCCCGGATTTCTGCGGATGCAAATGGTCAGTTTGTGGCCTTGTTTGACATTTCCCCATCCGACCAACCCCGAGGCATGCAATTGCTGACCGATCCGGACGGGGCTGCGGTGTTGTCCGCAGAAATTTATCTGATCGAACCGTTTGGTGTCACACCGCCGCCAATTGAGCCACAGACAGAGGCAACCGATCAGAATTCCGAACAGGTCGCAGCTGCGACCATCACGGATGATGCTGATGAACCCGAGGTGAGCAATGCCACAGAAGAGCCTGAAATAATTACGGAAATGGCGGATGATGTTGCCGCAGACGTCACTGAACCTGATGGGGACATCGCCACGATCACGGAACCTGAAACACCTGTCATAGCCGACCAACAACTGGCCGCTATTGTTCCAAATGCCGATCCCCCTGAGCCTGCTCAACCTGCGGTGTCACCGGATCTGGATCAATCTGAGGACCAGCAGGTTGCAGAACCTACGACAGAGACCGAGATCGTCCAAAACGTGCCCCCCGAAACAGAGGTGGATACCGCCCCTGACCCCGTGACTGAACCAGATGCGCCTGCGATATTGGCCGCGGATGCGGACGGGGTGCGTGTTGTGCAACCCAGCGGTGCCAGCCCTGATGTCATGTCAAATGTTGCTTTAGATACAATCACTTATGACCCATCAGGCGACGTGTCACTAGCGGGGCGTGCCCAGAGCGAAGGCTTTGTTCAGGTCTATTTGGACAATACCCCCATCACCACATCCCGCATCAATCAGGACGGTCGCTGGCGCACGGACTTGCCCCAAGTGGATACCGGCGTTTACACGTTGCGCGTCGATGAAATCGCCATAGACGGGACCGTGGTCAGCCGGATTGAAACACCGTTTAAACGCGAAGAGGCCGAAACCGTCGCCGAAGTGATGGCCCAAGACGTGCAAAACGAGGATTTTCAGGTGGCGGTGCGCACCGTTCAACCCGGCAATACGCTCTGGGCGATTGCACGGGATCAATATGGGGACGGCGTCATGTATGTGCATGTCTTTGAGGCAAATCGCGATCTTATAAGGGACGCCGATTTAATCTATCCAGGGCAGATTTTCCGCTTGCCTGAAATGGATGATAAGTGA
- a CDS encoding leucine-rich repeat domain-containing protein, translating into MKKLLAIALSFGVSCTEVPPTFAQEDCIQIGTECFDSDAKFARIKLTDQSMSLDNLAQLEQVEHLTLQWQGTLGNGVDLSPLGDLKRLISVTFDGADQLDFSSLDGMAAQNIILSGVATLNASQLGDIDGLRNLSLMNIDTIDGLQLATLPNLEALTLINMPLDNLQGVEQMRNLTGFALGGTQVTDLSPLAGLDIRQLTLRGEGLLDLSPLSQATNLTHLTLNSSQFQSLNGLNPGASLVMFSAQNAQLTDIQALSGATNLERFNVKGAMIRDINPLSGLRHMQEMDLRETAISDISALRHMTRLEKLWITDSQVADLEPLSGLDKVEMLSMSRIPATDISPLAQMKSVEVLWVNDHNINDLSPLLDMPALTAVRIDDEQLVMRAGLPAYLDARSVQE; encoded by the coding sequence GTGAAAAAACTCTTAGCTATTGCCCTGTCATTTGGCGTGTCCTGTACAGAAGTTCCCCCCACATTCGCACAAGAAGATTGCATTCAGATCGGCACGGAATGCTTTGATTCTGATGCAAAATTTGCGCGCATCAAACTAACCGATCAATCGATGTCCCTAGACAATCTGGCGCAATTGGAACAGGTCGAACATCTGACATTGCAATGGCAGGGAACGCTTGGGAATGGTGTCGATCTGTCACCGCTTGGTGATCTGAAACGTTTGATCAGTGTGACCTTTGATGGCGCTGATCAACTCGATTTTTCCAGTTTGGATGGCATGGCTGCGCAAAACATTATTTTGTCAGGCGTCGCAACGTTGAATGCGTCACAATTGGGCGACATCGATGGGCTGCGAAATCTAAGCCTGATGAACATTGACACCATTGACGGCCTGCAACTTGCGACATTGCCAAACCTAGAGGCGCTGACGCTGATCAATATGCCGCTGGACAATTTGCAAGGCGTTGAACAGATGCGCAACCTAACGGGGTTTGCGCTTGGCGGGACACAGGTGACGGACCTGTCACCTTTGGCGGGTTTGGACATTCGTCAATTGACCCTGCGCGGTGAGGGGCTCTTGGATTTGTCGCCCTTGTCCCAAGCGACAAATTTGACCCATCTGACATTGAATTCCAGCCAATTTCAAAGCCTTAACGGGCTAAACCCCGGCGCGTCACTGGTGATGTTTTCAGCCCAAAACGCACAATTGACTGACATTCAGGCATTGTCAGGCGCGACCAATCTGGAACGGTTCAATGTAAAAGGCGCGATGATCCGGGACATCAACCCATTGTCCGGATTACGCCACATGCAGGAAATGGACCTGCGGGAAACGGCGATCTCCGATATATCGGCATTGCGTCACATGACCCGGCTCGAAAAATTGTGGATCACAGACAGCCAAGTCGCTGATCTGGAACCGCTTTCTGGTTTGGATAAGGTCGAAATGCTGAGCATGTCTCGTATCCCAGCAACCGATATATCCCCACTGGCACAGATGAAGTCGGTCGAAGTTTTGTGGGTAAATGACCATAATATCAATGACCTATCGCCGTTACTGGACATGCCTGCCTTAACGGCGGTGCGGATTGACGACGAACAATTGGTGATGCGGGCAGGATTACCGGCCTATCTAGACGCGCGTTCTGTGCAAGAATGA
- a CDS encoding ABC transporter ATP-binding protein/permease produces MRRLSHTDANLDNTQISGWVTIRKVAPYLWPADQDWVKKRVILSMVVLVVARLVAVGTPFFYAWAVDVLAGEGTGWAIGVGAVGLTLAYGLARAMDVGLQQLRDVIFAKVAQRALRQLATETFRHIHKLSMRYHITRKTGGLSRIIERGVKGVEFLLRFLLFSIGPLTLQLFMTAIVLFFLFDVWYLVVVVGTIGLYVWFTFAVTEWRVKIRKQMNDQDTDANQKAIDSLLNFETVKYFGAEEREAQRYDGAMRLYSEAALKTSYSLAFLNFGQALLITSGLVLVMIMAAIGVQNGQLSVGDFVMVNAYMIQITMPLNFLGTVYREIRQSLIDMGDMFTLLEQPSEVVDKPNAPALNVQGGAVHLKDVVFGYDPERSILNGIDLQVAAGETVAIVGSSGSGKSTIGRLLFRFYDVSDGALEIDGQDVRDVTQTSLHAQIGVVPQDTVLFNDSVYYNIAYGRGDASCADVESAAKAAKIHDFIMSLPDGYDTQVGERGLKLSGGEKQRVGIARTLLKNPPILLLDEATSALDTDTERDIQAELKAMSHGRTVITIAHRLSTIADADRIVVLEKGVIIEEGRHDALLEKEGRYAQLWHRQASEEELA; encoded by the coding sequence ATGCGACGCCTCTCTCACACCGATGCCAATTTGGACAACACTCAGATTTCGGGTTGGGTCACGATCCGCAAAGTGGCGCCATATCTTTGGCCCGCGGATCAGGACTGGGTCAAGAAACGGGTCATCCTGTCGATGGTCGTACTGGTTGTCGCACGTCTGGTCGCGGTGGGGACGCCGTTTTTCTACGCTTGGGCCGTCGATGTTTTAGCGGGCGAAGGCACGGGCTGGGCGATTGGCGTAGGGGCGGTTGGTCTCACCTTGGCCTACGGTTTGGCGCGGGCCATGGATGTGGGTCTGCAACAATTGCGCGATGTCATTTTTGCCAAAGTGGCCCAACGTGCATTGCGCCAATTGGCGACGGAAACCTTTCGCCATATTCACAAATTGTCGATGCGCTATCACATCACCCGCAAAACCGGCGGGCTAAGCCGGATTATCGAACGCGGTGTTAAAGGCGTCGAATTCCTGTTGCGGTTCCTGCTGTTTTCCATCGGCCCGTTGACATTGCAGCTGTTTATGACAGCCATCGTTTTGTTTTTTCTGTTTGATGTCTGGTACTTGGTGGTCGTTGTTGGCACGATCGGGCTATATGTCTGGTTCACATTTGCGGTGACCGAATGGCGGGTGAAAATCCGCAAACAGATGAACGATCAGGACACGGACGCCAACCAAAAGGCGATTGATAGCCTGCTCAACTTTGAAACGGTCAAATATTTCGGCGCCGAAGAACGCGAAGCACAGCGGTACGATGGCGCGATGCGGCTCTATTCCGAAGCCGCGTTAAAGACGTCGTATTCCTTGGCATTTCTGAACTTTGGTCAGGCCTTGTTGATCACATCGGGGCTGGTTCTGGTGATGATTATGGCCGCAATCGGCGTGCAAAACGGCCAGTTGAGCGTGGGCGATTTTGTCATGGTTAACGCCTATATGATCCAGATCACCATGCCGCTGAATTTTCTGGGCACGGTCTATCGCGAAATTCGCCAGTCGTTGATCGATATGGGCGATATGTTCACGCTGCTGGAACAGCCGTCCGAAGTGGTTGATAAACCCAACGCACCGGCGTTGAACGTGCAGGGCGGGGCGGTTCACCTAAAGGATGTGGTGTTTGGCTATGATCCGGAACGGTCCATTTTGAACGGCATCGACCTACAAGTGGCGGCCGGTGAAACCGTTGCCATTGTCGGGTCGTCTGGGTCGGGGAAATCCACCATCGGTCGGCTGTTATTCCGGTTTTATGACGTGTCTGATGGGGCGCTGGAAATCGACGGTCAGGATGTGCGGGACGTGACACAGACGTCGCTACATGCCCAGATCGGCGTGGTGCCGCAGGACACAGTGCTGTTCAACGACAGCGTCTACTACAACATCGCGTATGGACGTGGGGACGCCTCCTGCGCAGATGTGGAATCCGCCGCCAAAGCCGCAAAAATCCACGACTTTATTATGTCTCTGCCGGATGGGTATGACACCCAAGTGGGCGAACGCGGGCTGAAATTATCGGGCGGTGAAAAGCAGCGGGTCGGCATTGCGCGCACGCTGTTGAAAAACCCACCCATCCTGCTGCTGGACGAAGCGACATCCGCGCTGGACACGGACACAGAACGCGACATTCAGGCCGAGCTGAAGGCGATGAGCCATGGACGTACCGTGATCACCATTGCCCACCGTCTGTCGACCATCGCGGATGCAGATCGGATTGTGGTGCTGGAAAAAGGTGTGATCATCGAAGAAGGCCGCCACGACGCATTGCTGGAAAAAGAGGGGCGATATGCGCAGCTTTGGCACCGTCAGGCGTCTGAGGAAGAGCTGGCCTAG
- a CDS encoding efflux RND transporter permease subunit has protein sequence MTGIVDWAAERARMILAFIVLSLVVGGTAYVSLPKEGEPDIEIPALFVSVPFPGISAIDAEKLLVRPMETELSDIDGLKTMSGTAAEGYAGVALEFEFGWDKAKVLAEVRDAMNSAEASFPQGAEQYSINEINFSEFPILIVNLTGDVPERTLVQVAKQMQDAIEGLDAVLEAGLAGQRDEMVEVIIDPLRLEAYDVTATELINVVVNNNQLVAAGEIETDAGSFAVKIPSSFDEPQDIYNLPVKTNGDRVVTLGDLAEIRLTFEDRVGTARFNGVNSVALQIVKRKGFNLIDTANEVRAVIDAERASWSPELQAAIQVGTSNDQSRNVASMVGQLEGSVLTAIALVMIVVLAALGTRPALLVGFAIPTSFLLCFVLLAIMGITISNIVMFGLILAVGMLVDGAIVVVEYADKRIKDGVGPMHAYVEAAKRMFWPIVSSTATTLCAFLPMLFWPGVPGQFMGMLPVTLIFVLSASLVVALIYLPVMGGVTGRMSRTLGHMSDWLKSRVHWAIRAALIPVAVMMVFTGIMMSLNPGYLSGEALRSSGLGDSLPGMILFFVGAMLSSVTIGSVKMERRAKKVRAGYRRSPFGWVIHFISGNPIMPLVSIGVVFGVVMSVFTYFGANSNGVEFFVESETEQAIVYVRARGNLSLPEKDALVAQVEQVVLAHPGIMNAFAFSGDGGLNTDASGSESPRDTIGQIQLETIPWEERRDRPELDGDTVVDEIQAQLELIPGIQTEILSQARGPASGKPVHLRLKSDNWDDLIAATQLARAQFENTAGLTLIDDTLPLPGIDWEIQVDVEKAGRYGANVAAVGGMVQLVTRGILLDTMRVDSSDEEIEIRVRLPEEDRVLSTLDTLRVRTSEGLVPLANFITRSPVQSLAEISRVDQTRYFDVKAGVLDGLSSVATPDGDLLGHVTTLDPDAENNPPADVFGADGTGYVLFDRANAQDVTDLIASGDAVLTPVNPNERVAFLTDWLETNPFGDNISWEWTGDQEEQAESQAFLGQAFLGALGLMFIILLAQFNSFYNSVLVLLAVVLSTTGVLIGMLVMDQTFSIIMTGTGIVALAGIVVNNNIVLIDTYQEYSQYMPRIEAITRTAEDRIRPVLLTTITTMAGLAPMMFGLSLDFINGGYSIDSPTALWWKQLATAVVFGLGIATVLTLVFTPSMLALRVWVSTYALWLARLLAKLSLGRSSRAAQDWALNRDAKRIRAPEFVWTEADDPQSDENALDKIESRIQAMEKELKAIEADDDPLPGPGNPPLRAAE, from the coding sequence ATGACCGGTATCGTCGATTGGGCCGCTGAACGGGCCCGAATGATCCTGGCCTTTATTGTGCTGTCCCTTGTTGTGGGCGGCACGGCCTATGTCAGCCTGCCCAAAGAAGGCGAGCCGGATATCGAAATCCCGGCCCTATTTGTATCGGTTCCGTTTCCGGGCATTTCTGCGATTGACGCGGAAAAACTGCTGGTGCGGCCGATGGAAACCGAATTATCGGATATTGACGGGCTGAAAACCATGTCCGGCACCGCCGCCGAAGGCTATGCTGGGGTGGCGCTGGAATTTGAGTTTGGCTGGGACAAAGCCAAAGTGCTGGCCGAAGTGCGCGACGCGATGAATTCTGCCGAGGCGTCATTTCCCCAAGGGGCCGAGCAATATTCAATCAACGAAATTAACTTTTCCGAATTTCCGATCCTGATTGTGAACCTGACCGGGGATGTACCCGAACGCACCTTGGTTCAGGTTGCCAAACAGATGCAGGACGCCATCGAAGGGCTGGATGCCGTGCTTGAGGCCGGGTTGGCCGGTCAGCGCGACGAAATGGTCGAGGTGATCATCGATCCCCTGCGCCTAGAAGCGTATGACGTGACCGCGACCGAACTGATCAATGTGGTGGTCAACAACAACCAATTGGTGGCCGCCGGTGAAATCGAAACCGATGCCGGGTCCTTTGCGGTGAAAATCCCGTCCTCCTTTGATGAACCCCAAGACATCTATAACCTGCCAGTGAAAACCAATGGCGACCGGGTGGTCACGCTGGGCGATCTGGCAGAAATCCGTCTGACCTTTGAGGATCGTGTTGGCACGGCACGGTTTAACGGCGTCAATTCGGTTGCGCTGCAAATCGTCAAACGCAAAGGGTTCAACCTGATCGACACCGCCAACGAAGTGCGCGCCGTGATCGACGCTGAACGTGCGTCCTGGTCGCCGGAATTGCAGGCCGCCATTCAGGTTGGCACATCCAATGACCAGTCGCGCAATGTGGCGTCAATGGTGGGTCAGCTGGAAGGGTCGGTTTTGACCGCAATTGCGCTGGTGATGATTGTGGTTCTGGCCGCCTTGGGCACCCGCCCTGCCCTATTGGTGGGCTTTGCGATCCCAACCTCATTCCTGTTGTGTTTCGTGCTGTTGGCGATCATGGGGATCACCATTTCCAACATCGTGATGTTTGGCCTGATCCTGGCCGTGGGCATGTTGGTGGATGGCGCGATTGTGGTTGTGGAATATGCCGACAAACGCATCAAAGACGGCGTTGGCCCGATGCATGCCTATGTCGAAGCCGCCAAACGGATGTTCTGGCCCATCGTCAGTTCCACCGCGACCACGCTTTGTGCGTTTTTGCCGATGTTGTTCTGGCCCGGCGTTCCCGGTCAATTCATGGGCATGTTGCCGGTCACGTTGATCTTTGTTTTGTCCGCCTCGTTGGTTGTCGCGCTGATTTATCTGCCCGTAATGGGTGGTGTTACTGGCCGGATGAGCCGCACCTTGGGCCATATGTCTGACTGGTTGAAGTCCCGCGTTCATTGGGCCATTCGCGCCGCGCTGATCCCGGTTGCGGTGATGATGGTGTTTACCGGCATTATGATGTCGCTGAACCCCGGCTATTTGTCCGGCGAAGCGCTGCGCAGTTCAGGTTTGGGCGATTCCCTGCCCGGTATGATCCTGTTCTTTGTTGGGGCGATGTTATCATCGGTCACAATCGGATCGGTGAAAATGGAACGCCGCGCCAAAAAGGTGCGCGCCGGCTATCGTCGCAGTCCGTTTGGCTGGGTGATCCATTTCATTTCGGGCAACCCGATTATGCCGCTGGTCAGCATTGGTGTGGTCTTTGGGGTGGTGATGTCCGTGTTCACCTATTTCGGTGCCAACAGTAACGGTGTGGAATTTTTCGTCGAAAGCGAAACAGAACAAGCCATCGTATATGTCCGCGCACGGGGCAATCTGTCCCTGCCCGAAAAAGACGCGCTGGTGGCGCAGGTCGAACAGGTGGTTCTGGCCCATCCCGGTATCATGAACGCCTTTGCGTTTTCTGGCGATGGCGGGTTGAACACGGATGCGTCCGGGTCTGAATCCCCGCGTGACACAATCGGACAAATTCAGCTGGAAACCATCCCATGGGAGGAACGCCGCGATCGTCCCGAATTGGATGGCGATACCGTGGTTGACGAAATTCAGGCACAGCTGGAACTGATCCCTGGCATCCAGACCGAAATCCTGTCCCAAGCCCGCGGTCCAGCCTCTGGCAAACCGGTGCATCTGCGTCTGAAAAGCGACAATTGGGATGATCTGATTGCGGCGACGCAATTGGCGCGGGCCCAGTTTGAAAACACAGCAGGTCTGACCCTGATTGACGATACATTGCCCCTGCCCGGCATCGATTGGGAAATTCAGGTCGATGTGGAAAAAGCAGGCCGTTACGGCGCCAATGTGGCCGCCGTGGGCGGCATGGTGCAATTGGTCACACGTGGGATCCTGCTGGATACGATGCGGGTGGATTCATCGGATGAAGAAATCGAAATCCGCGTCCGCCTACCAGAAGAAGACCGCGTTTTGTCCACGCTGGACACATTGCGCGTACGCACCTCAGAGGGCTTGGTGCCGTTGGCCAACTTTATCACCCGATCCCCGGTGCAATCGCTGGCCGAAATCAGCCGTGTCGACCAGACCCGGTATTTCGACGTAAAGGCCGGTGTGCTGGACGGTTTGTCATCGGTTGCGACCCCTGATGGCGATCTGTTGGGGCATGTGACCACATTGGACCCCGACGCGGAAAACAACCCACCTGCGGATGTGTTTGGTGCCGATGGGACAGGTTATGTCCTGTTTGATCGGGCCAATGCGCAGGATGTGACGGACTTGATCGCCAGCGGCGACGCGGTTCTGACCCCGGTTAATCCCAACGAACGGGTGGCCTTCTTGACGGATTGGCTGGAAACCAACCCATTCGGCGACAATATCAGCTGGGAATGGACCGGCGACCAAGAGGAACAGGCCGAAAGCCAAGCGTTCTTGGGTCAGGCCTTTCTTGGGGCGTTGGGGTTGATGTTCATCATCCTATTGGCGCAGTTCAACAGCTTTTATAACTCGGTTCTGGTGCTGCTGGCGGTGGTGTTGTCCACAACCGGCGTGCTGATCGGGATGTTGGTGATGGATCAGACATTTTCGATCATCATGACCGGCACCGGGATTGTGGCGCTGGCCGGGATTGTGGTGAACAACAACATTGTTCTGATCGATACCTATCAGGAATACAGCCAATACATGCCCCGGATCGAAGCCATCACTCGCACCGCCGAGGATCGCATTCGTCCGGTTCTGTTGACCACAATCACCACCATGGCCGGTCTGGCGCCGATGATGTTCGGGCTGAGCCTTGATTTCATCAATGGGGGCTATTCCATCGACAGCCCCACCGCGCTGTGGTGGAAACAGCTGGCCACGGCCGTGGTGTTTGGCCTGGGGATCGCCACGGTGCTGACCCTGGTCTTTACGCCATCCATGTTGGCGCTGCGCGTGTGGGTATCAACCTATGCGCTGTGGTTGGCCCGCCTTCTGGCGAAACTGTCGCTGGGCCGGTCCAGCCGCGCGGCGCAGGATTGGGCGCTGAACCGGGATGCCAAACGCATCCGCGCGCCTGAATTTGTCTGGACCGAAGCCGATGATCCCCAAAGCGACGAAAACGCATTGGACAAAATCGAAAGCCGCATCCAAGCCATGGAAAAGGAATTGAAAGCCATCGAGGCCGACGATGATCCCCTGCCCGGCCCCGGCAATCCCCCGCTCAGAGCGGCGGAATGA
- a CDS encoding efflux RND transporter periplasmic adaptor subunit: MRLMPIITAILVSGFLYLLVFERNTLLAFAQSGPAAATEEAEEKAIPMIRVVAFHSTAQTIDSAVILRGRTEAARQVEVRAETSGQVISDPLRKGSFVNAGDLLCELDIGTRQSALDEAIGRREEARARLPEAESRIPEAQARRAEATARVAEAQGRLAEARSRLEEAQINQNAAARLSEGGFASDTRVANADATLESARASVISAEAAVEGARAGIVGADASIESAAASVQSARAGIQAAAAGVAAAEREIERLSITAPFEGLLETDAAELGSLLQPGSACATIIQLDPIKLVGFVPETDVSKVHVGALAGARLASGDEVRGRVTFLSRSADPDTRTFRVEVEVPNADLAIRDGQTAEILVASDGRSAHLLPQSALTLNDGGDLGVRVVDADQKAAFMPVSVLRDTVEGIWLTGLPDAVDVIVVGQEFVIDGVPVDPHFSEVDG; the protein is encoded by the coding sequence CTGCCGCTGCGACAGAAGAGGCCGAAGAAAAAGCCATTCCCATGATCCGGGTTGTGGCGTTTCATTCAACGGCGCAAACAATTGACAGCGCTGTGATCCTGCGCGGACGCACAGAAGCGGCCCGTCAGGTCGAAGTGCGCGCCGAAACATCCGGTCAGGTCATTTCTGATCCGCTGCGCAAAGGATCGTTCGTGAATGCGGGCGATTTGCTATGTGAGCTGGATATCGGCACACGCCAATCCGCATTGGACGAAGCGATCGGTCGCCGCGAAGAAGCCCGCGCCCGCCTGCCCGAAGCAGAAAGCCGCATCCCAGAAGCCCAAGCCCGTCGCGCCGAAGCCACCGCGCGTGTAGCCGAAGCCCAAGGACGACTGGCCGAAGCCCGGTCCCGTTTAGAAGAAGCGCAAATCAATCAAAACGCCGCTGCCCGACTGTCTGAGGGCGGTTTTGCCTCTGACACACGTGTGGCCAATGCTGACGCCACCTTAGAGAGTGCGCGCGCCAGTGTCATTTCCGCAGAAGCCGCCGTTGAGGGCGCGCGCGCCGGGATCGTTGGCGCCGATGCCAGCATCGAAAGCGCGGCTGCCTCTGTGCAGTCAGCCCGCGCCGGTATCCAAGCCGCCGCCGCCGGTGTTGCTGCTGCGGAACGTGAAATCGAACGTCTTTCGATCACCGCCCCATTTGAGGGTCTGCTAGAAACCGACGCGGCAGAGCTGGGAAGCCTGCTGCAACCGGGCTCGGCCTGTGCCACGATCATCCAGCTGGATCCGATCAAATTGGTGGGATTTGTCCCTGAAACCGACGTGTCCAAGGTCCATGTCGGGGCTTTGGCCGGGGCGCGGCTCGCCTCTGGTGACGAAGTGCGTGGCCGGGTGACATTCCTGTCGCGATCCGCAGATCCAGACACACGCACATTCCGCGTCGAAGTCGAAGTGCCAAATGCCGATCTAGCGATCCGCGACGGGCAAACCGCCGAAATCCTCGTGGCGTCTGATGGGCGGTCCGCGCATCTGTTGCCGCAATCCGCGCTGACATTGAATGATGGCGGCGATTTGGGGGTGCGTGTTGTCGATGCAGACCAAAAGGCGGCCTTTATGCCGGTTTCTGTGCTGCGCGACACCGTCGAAGGGATCTGGCTGACCGGATTGCCTGACGCGGTTGACGTGATTGTGGTGGGGCAGGAATTTGTTATCGATGGTGTGCCTGTCGATCCGCATTTTTCGGAGGTTGACGGATGA